One stretch of Bombina bombina isolate aBomBom1 chromosome 7, aBomBom1.pri, whole genome shotgun sequence DNA includes these proteins:
- the PDHB gene encoding pyruvate dehydrogenase E1 component subunit beta, mitochondrial encodes MAALRKLLCTGKSQVSLFLQRGFHKSSPAALQVTVRDALNQALDEELERDEKVFLLGEEVAQYDGAYKVSRGLWKKYGDKRIMDTPISEMGFAGIAVGAAMAGLRPICEFMTFNFSMQAIDQVINSAAKTYYMSSGHVPVPIVFRGPNGASAGVAAQHSQCFAAWYGHCPGLKVVSPWNAEDARGLLKAAIRDNNPVVMLENELMYGVAFEISEEAQSKDFVVPIGKAKVERQGSQITLVSHSRPVGHCLEAANVLAKEGIDCEVINLRTIRPMDIESIEASVLKTNHLITVEGGWPQFGVGAEICARIMEGPAFNYLDAPVVRVTGADVPMPYAKTLEENCVPQVKDIIFAVKKTLNVLQ; translated from the exons ATGGCGGCCTTGAGAAAGCTTCTGTGCACTGGGAAG AGCCAAGTGTCACTGTTCCTGCAGAGAGGCTTCCACAAGAGCTCCCCAGCTGCCCTCCAG GTGACTGTCCGTGATGCTTTAAATCAAGCGCTGGATGAAGAACTTGAAAGGGATGAAAAAGTTTTCCTGCTTGGGGAAGAAGTAGCTCAGTACGATGGAGCATATAAG gtcagcagaggtctttggaaAAAATATGGAGACAAAAGGATTATGGACACCCCCATATCTGAG ATGGGATTTGCAGGAATTGCTGTTGGTGCGGCAATG gctGGGCTAAGGCCAATCTGTGAGTTTATGACCTTCAACTTTTCTATGCAAGCCATTGATCAAGTTATCAACTCTGCTGCCAAGACTTATTATATGTCTTCTGGGCATGTGCCAGTTCCAATAGTCTTTAGAGGGCCAAATGGGGCTTCTGCAGGTGTAGCCGCTCAGCATTCTCAGTGCTTTGCTGCTTGGTATGGACATTGTCCTGGACTTAAGGTGGTCAGTCCATGGAATGCAGAAGATGCAAGAGGTCTCCTGAAAGCTGCAATTCGCGATAATAACCCAG TGGTAATGTTAGAAAATGAGTTGATGTATGGTGTGGCATTTGAGATATCTGAAGAGGCTCAGTCAAAGGACTTTGTTGTTCCCATAGGCAAAGCAAAGGTAGAACGGCAAG GTAGCCAGATCACATTGGTTTCACATTCCAGACCTGTTGGACATTGTTTGGAGGCAGCCAACGTGCTTGCTAAAGAGGGCATTGATTGTGAG gtaatCAACTTGCGTACAATTAGGCCAATGGACATTGAAAGCATTGAAGCCAGTGTACTGAAAACAAACCACCTGATCACTGTTGAAGGAGGTTGGCCACAGTTTGGCGTAGGAGCAGAAATCTGTGCAAGAATTATGGAAG gtccTGCATTCAATTACCTGGATGCACCGGTGGTTCGTGTGACAGGTGCAGATGTTCCTATGCCTTATGCCAAGACATTAGAGGAGAATTGTGTACCACAAGTGAAGGATATCATTTTTGCGGTTAAAAAGACACTAAATGTACTGCAGTAA